In one window of Flavobacterium ginsengisoli DNA:
- a CDS encoding 3-hydroxyacyl-CoA dehydrogenase family protein, giving the protein MKTIAVIGAGTMGNGIAHTFAQSGFTVKLIDVSEKSLDKGMATIVANLDRMLSKGTITQEDVAKTITNIITYTDIKDGVVGVDLVVEAATENVELKLNIFKQLNEYCSHNTILATNTSSISITQIGAVVAHPERVIGMHFMNPVPIMKLVEIIRGYNTSDEVTKIIMTLSEKLGKVPVEVNDYPGFVANRILMPMLNEAIETLYNKVAGVYEIDTVMKLGMGHPMGPLQLADFIGLDVCLAILNVMYDGFKNPKYAPCPLLVNMVRAGKLGVKSGEGFYDYSESKKAEKISKQFILS; this is encoded by the coding sequence ATGAAAACAATAGCTGTAATTGGAGCAGGTACAATGGGTAACGGAATTGCGCATACTTTTGCGCAAAGCGGATTTACTGTAAAATTAATCGATGTTTCTGAAAAATCATTAGATAAAGGAATGGCAACTATTGTCGCTAACTTAGATCGTATGCTTTCTAAAGGAACAATTACGCAAGAAGATGTTGCTAAAACAATCACCAATATTATTACTTATACAGATATAAAAGACGGTGTTGTTGGTGTTGATTTAGTAGTTGAAGCCGCAACTGAAAATGTTGAATTAAAACTAAACATCTTCAAACAATTAAACGAATATTGCTCACACAATACAATCTTAGCTACCAATACTTCTTCAATTTCAATTACACAAATTGGAGCTGTTGTAGCGCATCCAGAACGTGTCATCGGAATGCATTTCATGAATCCGGTGCCGATTATGAAATTGGTTGAAATCATCCGCGGATATAATACAAGCGATGAAGTAACTAAAATCATCATGACTTTATCTGAAAAATTAGGTAAAGTTCCTGTTGAAGTTAATGATTATCCAGGTTTTGTAGCAAACAGAATTTTAATGCCTATGCTAAACGAAGCAATCGAAACGTTATACAATAAAGTGGCTGGAGTTTATGAAATCGATACGGTAATGAAATTAGGAATGGGACACCCTATGGGGCCACTTCAGTTAGCTGATTTTATTGGTCTTGACGTTTGTCTCGCAATTTTAAATGTAATGTACGATGGATTTAAAAACCCAAAATATGCTCCTTGCCCACTTTTAGTAAATATGGTAAGAGCTGGTAAACTTGGAGTTAAATCTGGAGAAGGTTTTTACGATTATAGCGAAAGTAAAAAAGCAGAGAAAATCTCTAAGCAGTTTATTCTTTCATAA
- a CDS encoding YggS family pyridoxal phosphate-dependent enzyme: MSIQSNLNTIKATLPDHVTLVAVSKTKPVSDLMQAYEAGQRIFGENKIQEMTEKWEQMPKDIQWHMIGHVQSNKVKFMAPYVTLIHGVDSLKLLQEINKQALKNNRIIDCLLQIYIAEEESKFGLDENELNELLTSSEFKELKNIRILGLMGMATFTEDQNQIKKEFTHLKSIFDSIQKLQIVDLKTISMGMSGDYQLAIECGSTMVRIGSDIFGGR, from the coding sequence ATGTCGATTCAATCGAATTTAAATACAATTAAAGCAACATTACCTGATCACGTAACTCTAGTTGCCGTTTCAAAAACAAAACCTGTTTCTGACTTGATGCAGGCTTACGAAGCTGGACAACGCATATTTGGAGAAAACAAAATTCAGGAAATGACTGAAAAATGGGAACAAATGCCAAAAGATATTCAATGGCATATGATAGGTCATGTTCAGTCAAATAAAGTCAAGTTTATGGCACCGTATGTCACTTTAATTCATGGTGTTGACAGTTTGAAATTATTACAAGAAATAAATAAACAAGCTTTAAAAAACAATAGAATTATAGATTGTCTTCTTCAAATTTATATTGCAGAAGAAGAATCTAAGTTTGGCTTGGACGAAAATGAATTAAATGAACTTTTAACTTCTTCAGAGTTCAAAGAGTTGAAAAATATTCGTATCTTAGGTTTAATGGGAATGGCCACTTTCACCGAAGACCAAAACCAAATAAAAAAAGAATTCACACATTTAAAATCTATTTTTGATTCCATCCAAAAACTGCAGATTGTTGATTTAAAAACAATTTCAATGGGGATGTCTGGAGATTATCAATTAGCCATAGAATGCGGAAGCACAATGGTAAGAATTGGAAGCGACATTTTTGGCGGACGCTAA
- a CDS encoding exonuclease domain-containing protein, with amino-acid sequence MYAILDIETTGGQFNEEGITEIAIYKFDGHEVVDQFISLVNPEIPIQPFVVKLTGINNAMLQSAPKFYEVAKRIIEITSDCVIVAHNASFDYRILRTEFRRLGYDFEAKTLCTVELAKKLIPEQPSYSLGKLVRALGIPMADRHRASGDAMATTKLFKMLLEKDTEKTIVKDFIKLEVEKGISPKFLDILNQMPTKTGVYYIYNESGTLIYIGKSQNIKKRVNQHFTGVTTKSKKIQAEVFTITYDETGSELVALLKESQEVKINRPKYNRSQKKTVFPFALYAEKDANGYINLKLEKADGRKKEITSFASLQEGKNALFKFTAKYHLCQKLTGLYQTKKECFQYKIKECDGACIGEVTPEVYNLRVQQFISENSFENKSMIIIDRGRNVNERSAILIENGIYQGYAYYDLNYQITNIDILKNILIPMQHNRDVKNIIQSYIRKSKSLKIMHF; translated from the coding sequence TTGTACGCAATACTTGACATAGAGACCACTGGAGGACAATTTAATGAAGAGGGAATTACTGAAATCGCCATCTATAAATTTGATGGACATGAAGTAGTAGACCAATTCATCAGTCTTGTTAATCCCGAAATTCCGATTCAGCCGTTTGTAGTAAAACTGACTGGAATTAATAACGCTATGTTACAGTCGGCGCCAAAGTTCTATGAAGTTGCCAAACGTATTATTGAAATTACTTCAGATTGCGTAATTGTGGCTCACAATGCTTCTTTTGACTACAGAATCCTTCGTACTGAATTCCGTCGTTTAGGCTACGATTTCGAGGCTAAAACACTTTGCACAGTAGAATTAGCTAAAAAACTAATTCCAGAACAGCCTTCTTACAGTTTAGGCAAATTGGTGCGTGCTCTTGGAATTCCAATGGCAGATAGACATCGTGCGAGCGGAGATGCTATGGCAACAACAAAGCTGTTCAAAATGCTTTTAGAAAAAGACACAGAGAAAACAATCGTAAAAGATTTTATAAAACTCGAAGTCGAAAAAGGGATTTCTCCTAAATTTTTAGACATATTAAATCAGATGCCAACCAAAACTGGGGTTTATTATATTTATAATGAAAGTGGTACTTTGATTTATATCGGCAAAAGCCAAAATATCAAAAAGAGAGTCAATCAGCACTTTACAGGAGTTACAACTAAAAGCAAAAAAATTCAGGCAGAAGTCTTCACCATAACTTATGACGAAACCGGAAGCGAGCTAGTTGCGCTTTTAAAAGAAAGCCAGGAAGTAAAAATAAATCGTCCGAAATACAATCGTTCGCAAAAGAAAACTGTTTTTCCTTTCGCCTTATATGCAGAAAAAGATGCAAACGGATATATAAACCTAAAACTTGAAAAAGCAGACGGACGTAAAAAAGAAATTACATCTTTTGCCTCTTTGCAAGAAGGTAAAAATGCCCTTTTTAAATTTACGGCAAAATATCATTTATGCCAGAAATTGACAGGTTTATACCAAACCAAAAAAGAGTGTTTTCAATATAAAATAAAAGAGTGTGACGGGGCTTGTATTGGCGAAGTGACGCCCGAAGTCTACAATTTAAGAGTACAGCAGTTTATTTCAGAAAACAGTTTCGAAAATAAAAGCATGATCATAATCGACAGGGGGCGAAATGTAAACGAAAGAAGTGCTATTTTGATAGAAAATGGAATATATCAAGGTTATGCTTATTACGATTTGAACTATCAAATCACAAATATTGATATTCTTAAAAACATTCTAATCCCAATGCAGCATAATCGTGACGTAAAAAACATTATTCAGAGCTACATTCGCAAAAGCAAGTCATTAAAAATCATGCATTTTTAA
- a CDS encoding ion transporter yields the protein MTKYKSKYEIFREKIKIILYGTNTILGRMFDLVLLGLILLSVLLVMLDTVEGINHKYHHQLLICEWIITVFFTIEYILRIIAIQKPIKYVFSFYGIIDLMAILPMYLSIFFPATNVLTIVRILRFFRLFKILHIPQISHQSYQLKEALQASKEKILVFIYFVIISAIIIGALMYVVEGKESGFTSIPVSIYWSIVTLTTVGYGDISPITPLGQFLASLVMIMGYGIIAVPTGIVTAEFAKASFRNNSVNGKRTCSQCNAQLHFDNAKYCYQCGKTLPSN from the coding sequence ATGACAAAATACAAATCAAAATACGAGATTTTTAGAGAAAAAATCAAAATCATTCTCTACGGAACAAATACCATTTTGGGCAGAATGTTCGATTTGGTTCTCTTGGGACTCATATTATTAAGCGTATTATTGGTAATGCTCGATACGGTAGAAGGCATTAATCATAAATACCATCATCAACTCCTTATCTGCGAATGGATTATTACCGTTTTCTTTACCATAGAGTATATTTTAAGGATTATTGCTATACAAAAACCTATAAAATATGTTTTTAGCTTTTACGGAATTATAGATTTGATGGCGATTCTACCAATGTATTTGTCAATCTTTTTTCCTGCAACAAATGTTTTGACAATTGTCCGTATACTGCGTTTTTTCAGATTATTCAAAATTCTGCATATTCCGCAAATTTCGCATCAATCTTACCAGTTAAAAGAAGCATTACAAGCCAGCAAAGAAAAAATACTCGTTTTTATATATTTCGTAATCATCAGCGCCATTATTATAGGTGCATTAATGTACGTTGTCGAAGGCAAAGAAAGTGGTTTTACCAGTATTCCAGTTAGCATTTATTGGTCAATTGTAACACTTACTACAGTAGGTTATGGAGATATTTCTCCAATAACACCGCTTGGGCAATTTCTCGCATCACTTGTTATGATTATGGGTTACGGAATTATAGCGGTTCCTACAGGTATTGTAACAGCAGAATTTGCCAAAGCTAGTTTCCGAAACAACTCCGTAAACGGCAAAAGAACCTGCTCACAATGCAATGCCCAACTGCATTTTGATAATGCAAAATATTGTTATCAATGCGGAAAAACATTGCCTAGTAATTAA